The proteins below are encoded in one region of Geomonas ferrireducens:
- a CDS encoding HAMP domain-containing methyl-accepting chemotaxis protein, whose translation MTKRSLSGAVRTGRKGVTMKWYAGLPLGRKILAGFLLVAGLCGVSGMVAAGSIYEVGARAETMYVGNLVPLSKLPELVRDYQASLYLLRDIIMDPSEQERQEHREQLNRCTQKVEQGLAEFFASNRTPQGRELQKSIAEDLKLYGFFRDKIVDLAAEGRRDEAINIMRNQGGDVIARVDQGIAAVVALNRTQAQKSFADNDRMARLALGVSALFLSLGAAAALAAGYFLSRSITAPLAAVGGKVAEIASGDLTVRVDAAHAEEDSRNELHRLSRNVNQMAQTLHSVVSCIATESKSLSSASGTLSERSAGMVQRAVLAGKEIDSVAGSSAEINVTASEIARNCSVAADNVAIANRAVESARGVMGETIETMQAIGAHSRETSLVVAELGRRSQQIGEITDTINDIADQTNLLALNAAIEAARAGEQGRGFAVVADEVRALASRTTAATREISEMIKAIQRETRRAMDAMEKGVGEAERGVAKAFSTGEALNAVTATIESIAGEVSQIATAAEEQSLSVHAVAGNISHVTGVIRESGAGAQEFANAAAHMHAIAEELKVVVSRFQIGQRDNDCRELEEAVEPRASYLVTAPAMS comes from the coding sequence ATGACAAAGCGGTCTTTGAGCGGTGCGGTCAGGACGGGAAGAAAAGGGGTGACCATGAAGTGGTACGCGGGACTTCCGCTCGGAAGGAAGATCCTAGCCGGCTTTTTGCTGGTGGCCGGGCTTTGCGGGGTGAGCGGCATGGTGGCGGCGGGGAGCATCTACGAGGTCGGGGCACGCGCGGAAACGATGTACGTCGGGAACCTGGTCCCCCTTAGCAAACTTCCGGAGCTGGTCAGGGACTACCAGGCCTCCCTGTACCTGCTGCGGGACATCATCATGGACCCTTCCGAACAGGAGCGGCAGGAGCACCGGGAGCAGCTGAACCGCTGCACGCAAAAGGTGGAGCAGGGGCTGGCGGAGTTCTTCGCCTCGAACCGCACCCCGCAGGGGAGGGAGCTGCAAAAAAGCATCGCCGAGGACCTGAAGCTGTACGGCTTCTTCAGGGACAAGATCGTCGATCTGGCCGCCGAGGGGCGCCGGGACGAAGCGATCAACATCATGCGCAACCAGGGGGGAGATGTCATCGCCAGGGTCGACCAGGGGATCGCCGCGGTCGTTGCCCTGAACAGAACCCAGGCGCAAAAGAGTTTTGCCGACAACGACCGGATGGCGCGGCTCGCGCTCGGGGTGAGCGCGCTCTTCCTTTCGCTGGGAGCGGCGGCCGCCTTGGCCGCGGGGTACTTCTTATCCCGCAGCATCACCGCGCCCCTCGCAGCTGTCGGGGGGAAGGTCGCCGAGATCGCCTCGGGGGATCTCACCGTTCGGGTCGATGCGGCACATGCGGAAGAAGACTCCCGGAACGAACTGCACCGTCTCTCCCGCAACGTGAACCAGATGGCGCAGACGCTGCACTCGGTCGTTTCCTGCATCGCCACGGAATCGAAGAGCCTTTCCAGCGCCTCCGGCACATTGAGCGAGAGATCCGCGGGGATGGTGCAGCGTGCGGTGCTGGCGGGCAAGGAGATAGACTCGGTGGCCGGTTCCAGCGCGGAGATCAACGTCACGGCATCCGAGATCGCACGGAACTGTTCGGTTGCCGCCGACAACGTCGCCATCGCGAACCGCGCCGTGGAATCGGCTCGCGGCGTCATGGGCGAGACCATCGAGACCATGCAGGCGATAGGGGCGCATTCCCGCGAGACCTCCCTCGTCGTTGCGGAGCTCGGCAGGCGCTCTCAGCAGATAGGCGAGATCACCGACACCATCAACGACATCGCGGACCAGACCAACCTGCTGGCCTTAAACGCAGCCATCGAGGCCGCCCGCGCGGGAGAGCAGGGGAGGGGCTTCGCGGTGGTCGCCGACGAGGTCCGCGCCCTGGCTTCGCGCACCACGGCCGCCACGCGTGAGATCTCCGAAATGATCAAGGCGATCCAGCGGGAGACGCGTCGCGCCATGGATGCCATGGAAAAAGGGGTTGGCGAGGCGGAGCGCGGCGTGGCCAAGGCGTTTTCCACGGGCGAGGCCCTGAATGCCGTCACGGCGACCATCGAATCGATTGCCGGAGAGGTGAGTCAGATCGCCACGGCCGCAGAGGAGCAGAGCCTGTCGGTGCATGCGGTGGCTGGGAACATCAGTCACGTCACCGGAGTCATCAGAGAAAGCGGCGCCGGAGCCCAGGAATTCGCCAACGCCGCAGCGCATATGCACGCGATCGCCGAAGAACTGAAGGTTGTCGTGAGCCGCTTCCAAATTGGACAGCGGGATAATGATTGTAGAGAGTTGGAAGAGGCGGTGGAGCCCCGGGCATCGTATCTTGTCACGGCACCAGCCATGTCCTAG
- the kdpB gene encoding potassium-transporting ATPase subunit KdpB — MSKHAPAPVSMFDPRILKPALVESFRKLDPRALWRNPVMLSVEVASVVTLCTFAMSLAGKNGEPPFFTGLVSLFLWLTVIFSTFAESLAEGRGKARAASLRKSRTEVTAKRLKRPELDAPYEKVPAEHLRKDDYILVGAHEMIAGDGDVVAGAALVNEAAVTGESAPVVRESGGDRSAVTGGTEVIANSIVVRITANPGETFLDRMISLIEGAKRRKTPNEIALEVLLIALTLVFFLVCVNIRPLSLYSAGAAGHGAPVSLTVLVALFVCLAPTTIAALLPAIGIAGMDRLFQKNVIALSGRAIEAAGDVSVLLLDKTGTITLGNREAVEFVPVGGHTEAEVAQAALMASLSDETPEGRSIVALAREKHGLVAELPADGRSVPFSAETRLSGLDTAGVKYRKGAADSAVAFVVSLGASGVPADLPVIVDRIARAGATPLVVSRDADVIGVINLKDIIKGGIQERFQQLRSMGIKTVMITGDNQLTAAAIAAEAQVDDFLAQAKPEDKLRLIREHQEAGFMVAMTGDGTNDAPALAQADVAVAMNTGTQPAREAANIIDLDSNPTKLLDIVEVGKQILMTRGNLTTFSISNDVAKYFAIVPAMLLSIYPQLGALNVMRLGSPLSAILSAVIFNALIIPFLVPLALKGTKFRPMPAERLLIRNLLVFGVGGVVAPFVGIKLIDILVGLML; from the coding sequence ATGTCCAAACACGCACCGGCACCGGTTTCCATGTTCGACCCGCGCATCCTTAAACCCGCGCTCGTCGAGTCCTTCAGAAAACTCGACCCGCGCGCGCTCTGGCGCAACCCGGTCATGCTGAGCGTCGAGGTGGCGAGCGTCGTCACCCTCTGCACCTTCGCCATGTCCCTCGCGGGCAAAAACGGCGAGCCTCCCTTTTTCACCGGCCTCGTCTCGCTCTTTCTCTGGCTCACCGTGATCTTCTCGACCTTCGCCGAATCCCTCGCCGAGGGGCGCGGCAAGGCGCGCGCCGCATCCCTTCGCAAAAGCCGCACCGAGGTGACGGCGAAAAGGCTCAAGCGCCCGGAACTGGACGCCCCCTACGAGAAGGTCCCGGCCGAGCACCTAAGAAAGGACGACTACATCCTGGTCGGGGCGCACGAGATGATCGCCGGCGACGGGGACGTGGTCGCCGGAGCTGCCCTTGTGAACGAGGCGGCGGTGACCGGAGAATCGGCCCCGGTGGTGCGCGAATCCGGCGGCGATCGCAGCGCCGTCACCGGCGGGACCGAGGTGATCGCAAACAGCATCGTGGTGCGGATCACCGCGAACCCGGGTGAGACCTTCCTCGACCGGATGATCTCGCTCATCGAGGGGGCGAAAAGGAGGAAGACGCCGAACGAGATCGCGCTCGAGGTGCTCCTCATCGCGCTCACCCTGGTCTTTTTCCTGGTCTGCGTGAACATCCGCCCGCTGTCGCTCTACAGCGCGGGGGCCGCGGGGCACGGTGCGCCGGTCTCGCTCACCGTGCTCGTCGCCCTCTTCGTCTGCCTGGCCCCCACCACGATAGCAGCCCTCCTCCCCGCGATCGGCATCGCCGGGATGGACCGGCTCTTCCAGAAGAACGTCATCGCCCTCTCCGGGCGCGCCATCGAGGCGGCCGGGGACGTGAGCGTGCTACTGCTCGACAAGACCGGCACCATCACGCTCGGCAACCGCGAGGCGGTGGAATTCGTCCCGGTCGGCGGCCACACGGAAGCGGAGGTGGCGCAGGCCGCACTCATGGCGTCGCTCTCCGACGAGACCCCGGAGGGGCGCAGCATCGTCGCCCTCGCCCGCGAGAAGCACGGCCTTGTGGCCGAGCTCCCGGCCGACGGACGGAGCGTCCCCTTCTCAGCCGAGACCCGTCTCTCGGGGCTGGACACGGCGGGGGTGAAGTACCGCAAGGGCGCTGCCGACTCGGCGGTCGCCTTCGTCGTGAGCCTCGGCGCGTCAGGCGTTCCGGCCGACCTACCCGTAATTGTGGACCGCATCGCCCGCGCCGGGGCGACGCCGCTCGTGGTGTCGCGCGACGCCGACGTGATCGGGGTGATCAACCTTAAGGACATCATAAAGGGGGGGATCCAGGAGCGCTTCCAGCAACTGCGCAGCATGGGGATCAAGACGGTGATGATCACCGGGGACAACCAGTTGACCGCGGCCGCCATCGCCGCCGAGGCCCAGGTGGACGACTTCCTCGCCCAGGCAAAACCCGAAGACAAGCTCCGCCTGATAAGAGAGCACCAGGAGGCGGGTTTCATGGTGGCGATGACCGGAGACGGCACCAACGACGCGCCTGCCCTCGCACAGGCGGACGTGGCGGTGGCGATGAACACCGGGACGCAGCCCGCGCGCGAGGCGGCCAACATCATCGACCTCGACTCGAACCCGACGAAGCTCCTGGACATAGTCGAGGTCGGTAAGCAAATCCTGATGACCCGCGGCAACCTGACCACCTTCTCGATCTCCAACGACGTCGCCAAGTACTTTGCCATCGTCCCCGCGATGCTCCTCTCCATCTACCCGCAGCTCGGTGCGCTGAACGTGATGCGGCTTGGCAGTCCGCTCTCCGCGATCCTCTCGGCGGTCATCTTCAACGCCCTAATCATCCCGTTCCTCGTGCCGCTGGCACTCAAGGGGACCAAGTTTCGCCCCATGCCAGCCGAGAGGCTCTTGATCCGCAACCTGCTCGTTTTCGGCGTCGGCGGGGTCGTCGCCCCCTTCGTCGGCATCAAGCTGATCGACATCCTGGTCGGCTTGATGCTATAG
- the kdpA gene encoding potassium-transporting ATPase subunit KdpA, with amino-acid sequence MNNYGWMQTIVFFVILLAAVKPFGAYLARVFRGERTFLSPLLVPCENILYRVCGVDRNEEMPWRRYALSLVLFNLAGGVALFAILLLQGALPFNPQKFTSFPWHLALNAAVSFMTNTNWQAYSGETSASYFTQMFGFTVHNFLSAATGIAVAIATIRGFARHRSDLIGNFHVDLTRSILYVLLPVSLLVAPLLVSQGVIQNLGPYKMMPLVQPLTYDKAKVDGGGNAVRDARGNAVTERVVVREVTVPMGPVASQEAIKELGTNGGGFFNANSAHPYENPTPLTNLIEAFLILLIGASLTLTFGEMAGNPRQGWAILAVMLALLVLAIGINYAAESAGNPLVAKLGVQQVNLEGKETRFGVAGSALFSSATTGTSCGAVNAMHDSMTPLGGMVPLSLILLSEVVVGGVGTGLYTMIAFVVIAVFVAGLMIGRTPEFLGKKIEVREMWMSIVTVMTSGVLVLFFTTLALWTPQAVASMANPGAHGLSEILYAFASMSNNNGSAFAGLAANTLFYNLTGSLAMFVGRFAPIVASLAMAGSLVGKKYVPPSLGTLPTDKVPFALWLSLVILVVGALTFFPALSLGPIVEHVTMLGGK; translated from the coding sequence ATGAATAACTACGGATGGATGCAAACCATCGTCTTTTTCGTGATACTCCTGGCGGCGGTCAAACCGTTCGGGGCTTACCTCGCCCGGGTGTTCCGCGGCGAGCGTACCTTCCTGTCGCCTCTGCTCGTCCCGTGCGAAAACATCCTGTACCGGGTGTGCGGTGTGGACAGAAACGAGGAGATGCCCTGGCGGCGTTACGCGCTGTCGCTCGTCCTTTTCAACCTGGCAGGGGGCGTAGCACTCTTCGCCATCCTGCTTTTGCAGGGCGCGCTCCCCTTCAACCCGCAAAAGTTCACCTCCTTTCCCTGGCACCTAGCGCTGAACGCCGCGGTGAGCTTCATGACCAACACCAACTGGCAGGCCTACTCGGGCGAGACCTCGGCGAGCTATTTCACCCAGATGTTCGGCTTCACGGTGCACAACTTCCTATCCGCCGCAACCGGGATCGCGGTGGCCATCGCGACGATACGCGGCTTCGCAAGGCACCGCTCCGATCTCATCGGCAACTTCCATGTCGATCTCACCCGGTCAATCCTCTACGTGCTCCTCCCGGTCTCGCTGCTCGTAGCCCCCCTTCTGGTTTCCCAGGGGGTGATCCAGAACCTGGGCCCCTACAAAATGATGCCTCTGGTCCAGCCCCTCACTTACGACAAGGCGAAGGTGGACGGCGGGGGCAACGCGGTGCGCGACGCGCGGGGTAACGCAGTCACCGAAAGGGTTGTCGTGCGGGAGGTGACGGTACCGATGGGACCGGTGGCCTCGCAGGAGGCGATCAAGGAGCTCGGGACCAACGGAGGCGGCTTCTTCAACGCCAACTCGGCGCACCCCTACGAGAACCCGACGCCGCTTACCAACCTGATCGAGGCCTTCCTGATCCTGCTGATCGGCGCCTCGCTCACCTTGACCTTCGGGGAGATGGCGGGGAACCCGCGCCAGGGGTGGGCCATCCTCGCGGTGATGCTCGCCCTGCTGGTCCTGGCCATCGGGATCAACTACGCGGCCGAGTCCGCCGGAAACCCGCTCGTTGCAAAACTCGGCGTGCAACAGGTGAACTTGGAGGGTAAGGAAACGCGCTTCGGCGTTGCGGGAAGTGCCCTTTTCAGCAGCGCCACCACCGGCACCTCATGCGGCGCGGTAAACGCGATGCACGACTCGATGACTCCGCTTGGCGGGATGGTACCCCTGTCGCTCATCCTCCTCTCCGAGGTGGTGGTCGGCGGCGTGGGAACCGGGCTTTACACCATGATCGCCTTCGTGGTGATTGCGGTTTTCGTGGCGGGGCTCATGATCGGGCGCACCCCGGAATTTCTCGGCAAGAAGATCGAGGTGCGCGAGATGTGGATGTCCATCGTGACCGTGATGACCTCCGGTGTCCTGGTGCTCTTCTTCACGACCCTGGCCCTTTGGACCCCTCAAGCGGTCGCCTCCATGGCGAACCCCGGCGCCCACGGCCTTTCCGAGATCCTCTACGCCTTCGCCTCCATGTCCAACAACAACGGCAGCGCCTTCGCAGGTCTCGCCGCGAACACCCTCTTCTACAACCTGACCGGCTCCCTCGCCATGTTCGTCGGGCGTTTCGCCCCCATCGTCGCTTCCCTCGCCATGGCGGGGTCGCTCGTCGGAAAGAAGTACGTCCCGCCGAGTCTCGGGACGCTCCCAACGGACAAGGTCCCCTTCGCCCTCTGGCTCTCCCTGGTCATCCTCGTCGTCGGCGCGCTCACCTTCTTCCCGGCTTTGAGCCTCGGGCCCATCGTCGAGCACGTGACCATGCTGGGAGGGAAATAG
- a CDS encoding PP2C family protein-serine/threonine phosphatase produces MQRSRARLADISRGAVAAPPHLPVQGVLALFQRDPDLLSVVIEEEGDFRGCVNRKELLTLLSRPFAMELYAKKPVLTLMQDLKGKRIVLPPELDVDEAAVQLLSLDPTLQTEALALVDDRRCRGIVSVSDLMMTVAERQKELLGALDRLSSRLREEVALGMKIQQDLLPPPDYRFGSLTVGAGIATCSEIGGDFFDYFSAGDNILGMVIADVSGHGVQAGMVTTAAKASLHTLVSLGVTTPSGLLAGMNRAILATARRTLLMTGLIACVDLGRGVITFANAGHNYPLLLRREAARAELLDTESGFPLGFDREACYPETSSAFAPGDLLFLYTDGLVESTPPGGEELGYDRLEELLVRGRELPVGRMHDYLMSAVAGFTGGGALEDDVTTLAARFET; encoded by the coding sequence ATGCAGCGAAGCCGTGCCAGGCTGGCCGACATAAGCAGGGGTGCCGTCGCAGCCCCGCCTCACCTGCCGGTGCAGGGGGTGCTCGCCCTGTTTCAAAGGGACCCCGATCTGCTTAGCGTAGTCATCGAAGAAGAGGGGGACTTCCGGGGGTGCGTGAACCGCAAGGAGCTCCTGACCCTGCTGAGCCGCCCCTTCGCCATGGAGCTGTACGCGAAGAAGCCGGTGCTCACCCTCATGCAGGACCTGAAGGGAAAACGGATCGTACTCCCGCCCGAGCTCGACGTGGACGAGGCCGCGGTGCAGCTCCTCTCGCTCGACCCCACCCTGCAGACCGAGGCGTTGGCCCTGGTGGATGACAGGCGCTGTCGCGGCATCGTATCCGTTTCCGACCTCATGATGACGGTGGCGGAACGGCAAAAGGAGCTGCTGGGGGCGCTGGACCGCCTGAGCTCCCGCCTGCGCGAGGAGGTCGCCCTCGGCATGAAGATCCAGCAGGACCTTCTCCCCCCGCCCGACTATCGCTTCGGCAGCCTGACGGTCGGGGCCGGCATAGCCACCTGTTCCGAGATCGGCGGTGACTTCTTCGACTATTTCAGTGCGGGTGACAACATCCTCGGCATGGTAATCGCGGACGTAAGCGGCCACGGCGTGCAGGCGGGCATGGTCACCACCGCCGCCAAGGCGAGTCTCCACACCCTGGTATCCCTCGGCGTCACCACCCCTTCCGGGCTTTTGGCCGGTATGAACAGGGCCATTCTCGCCACGGCGCGCCGCACCCTCCTGATGACCGGCCTGATCGCCTGCGTCGACCTGGGCCGAGGGGTGATCACCTTCGCCAACGCCGGGCACAACTATCCGCTTCTGCTGCGTCGTGAGGCGGCGCGCGCCGAGCTGCTGGATACGGAGTCCGGGTTCCCGCTCGGGTTCGACCGCGAGGCCTGCTACCCGGAAACGAGCAGCGCTTTCGCACCCGGAGACCTTCTTTTTCTTTACACGGACGGCCTCGTGGAGAGCACGCCCCCAGGCGGTGAGGAACTCGGATACGATCGGCTGGAAGAGCTTCTGGTCCGCGGCAGGGAGCTTCCGGTGGGGCGGATGCACGATTACCTCATGAGCGCCGTGGCGGGCTTTACCGGGGGCGGAGCGTTGGAGGACGACGTCACCACCCTGGCTGCCCGATTCGAGACTTAG
- a CDS encoding response regulator: MQKVKTDSGRPRILVVDDEAAILRFLKSALPGEEYSLHFAENGHAALAAAAAARPDLILLDLGLPDLDGVEVIRRIREWSPLPIIVLSVRDREDDKVAALDAGADDYLVKPFGVAELQARIRVVLRRSLQQAPEPVYRFDELEIDLQRRKVTRGGVEIQLTPTEYDLLRLLANHAGMVLTHGQILKQVWGNTYADQQNVLRVTMSNLRQKIEPAPSRPRYIITELGVGYRLKSA, encoded by the coding sequence ATGCAAAAGGTGAAAACCGATAGCGGCCGCCCCCGCATCCTCGTGGTCGACGACGAGGCGGCCATCCTGCGTTTCCTGAAGAGCGCCCTGCCGGGCGAGGAGTACTCGCTGCACTTCGCAGAGAACGGCCATGCGGCGCTCGCCGCCGCCGCTGCGGCGCGTCCCGACCTCATCCTGCTCGATCTCGGGCTTCCCGACCTGGACGGCGTTGAGGTGATCAGGCGGATCCGCGAATGGTCACCGCTTCCCATCATCGTGTTATCGGTGCGCGACCGCGAGGACGACAAGGTCGCCGCGCTCGACGCGGGCGCGGACGACTATCTGGTGAAGCCGTTCGGGGTGGCGGAGCTGCAGGCGAGGATCAGGGTGGTGCTGCGCCGCTCGCTGCAGCAGGCCCCCGAGCCGGTCTACCGCTTCGACGAGCTGGAGATCGATCTGCAGCGGAGAAAGGTCACGCGCGGCGGGGTCGAGATCCAGCTCACCCCCACCGAGTACGACCTGCTGCGCCTGCTGGCGAACCACGCGGGAATGGTGCTCACCCACGGCCAGATCCTGAAGCAGGTGTGGGGGAACACGTACGCCGACCAGCAGAACGTGCTCAGGGTGACCATGAGCAACCTGCGCCAGAAGATAGAACCCGCCCCCTCCCGCCCCCGCTACATCATCACCGAGCTCGGCGTCGGCTACCGGCTGAAGTCGGCGTAA
- a CDS encoding sensor histidine kinase yields the protein MRDDETSRPSPETLLKVAQAEEAQAAKGKLKIFLGYAAGVGKTYAMLQAAHERLHDGRDVVVGYVESHGRSETDLLLEGLEVVPRVQVEYLSVALPELDLDAVLARRPQIVLVDELAHTNAPGSRHPKRWQDVEEILSAGIDVYTTVNIQHFESLRDVVAQITGVVVRENVPDSILDQAVEIRLVDIPPEDLLQRLKEGKVYIPEKAAHAAENFFKPGNLMALRELSLRRAAARVDDQVRAYMESRSIPGPWPVAERILVCVSGSPFSETLIRTTRRLADDLKSTWHTVYVETPGAGKQLQENRERVWKDLRLAESLGAQVATLTGASVPEALIDYARKNHVTKIVVGKPTKPRWREFLRTPLVDQMIRLSGSIDVYVVSIAPADAAKKEGVLRRKRPPLSGFLKSLLLVLAASLLCQPVHAFLAPTNLVMIYLLAVVLAALRLGRQEATFTAFLSVLAYDFFFVPPRFTFAVSDTQYLITFLALFVVGVVISTLVSQTRERAEAIRQREAQTATLYYLSRDLAAVSGLDAILDALVRNIEENLQAQVVVLLSEGERLEVQAASGGFTLGAKEAAVADWAFRNRAPAGKGTDTLGSAKLLHLPLQTSGDVLGVIGIRFREEQEFTSPECRRLVQAYAAQAALAVERAQFARQAEQAQILKARESLERALLNSVSHDLRTPLVTITGALGALREKGVALASEAKSDLLEAAWEEAGRLNRFVGNLLDMTRLESGALKVKESHTDVQDLVGCALAVLEPHLGRRSVNIAVPSGLPPVRMDMVLMTQVLVNLLDNALKYSPPTSPVEVAADIVGNWLTLEVSDRGRGVPAGDLSHIFDKFYRVPVPEGAGGTGLGLSICRGIVEAHGGTIEAHNRSGGGLRVTVSLPVI from the coding sequence ATGCGAGACGACGAGACATCAAGACCCTCACCGGAGACGCTGCTAAAGGTGGCGCAGGCCGAGGAGGCCCAGGCCGCGAAGGGGAAGCTGAAGATCTTCCTCGGTTACGCCGCCGGGGTCGGCAAGACCTACGCCATGCTGCAGGCCGCGCACGAGCGCCTGCACGACGGCCGGGACGTGGTGGTAGGGTACGTGGAATCCCACGGCCGCAGCGAGACGGACCTCCTGCTCGAGGGGCTCGAGGTGGTCCCCCGGGTACAGGTCGAGTACCTCAGCGTCGCCCTTCCCGAGCTCGACCTCGACGCGGTGCTCGCGCGCAGGCCGCAGATCGTCCTCGTCGATGAGCTCGCCCACACCAACGCCCCCGGAAGCCGTCACCCGAAAAGGTGGCAGGACGTCGAGGAGATCCTTTCCGCCGGGATCGACGTCTACACCACGGTGAACATCCAGCATTTCGAGAGCCTGAGGGACGTGGTGGCGCAGATCACCGGGGTCGTGGTCAGGGAGAACGTCCCCGACTCGATCCTCGACCAGGCCGTGGAGATCCGGCTGGTGGACATCCCCCCCGAGGACCTTTTGCAGCGCCTCAAAGAGGGGAAGGTCTACATCCCGGAAAAGGCGGCGCACGCCGCGGAGAACTTCTTCAAGCCCGGAAACCTGATGGCGCTGCGCGAGCTCTCCCTGCGCCGCGCCGCCGCGCGCGTCGACGACCAGGTGCGCGCCTACATGGAGTCCCGCTCCATCCCCGGTCCCTGGCCGGTGGCGGAGCGCATCCTCGTCTGCGTGAGCGGCAGCCCCTTCAGCGAGACCCTGATCCGCACCACGAGGCGCCTCGCCGACGACCTTAAGTCCACCTGGCACACGGTCTACGTCGAGACGCCGGGCGCCGGGAAGCAGCTCCAGGAGAACCGGGAACGGGTATGGAAGGACCTGCGCCTCGCCGAGAGCCTGGGCGCCCAGGTGGCGACCCTCACCGGCGCCTCGGTTCCCGAGGCACTCATCGACTACGCGAGGAAGAACCACGTCACCAAGATCGTGGTGGGGAAACCGACCAAGCCGAGGTGGCGAGAGTTTCTCCGCACCCCCCTCGTGGACCAGATGATCCGCCTTTCCGGCAGCATCGACGTCTACGTGGTCAGCATCGCGCCGGCCGACGCGGCGAAGAAGGAGGGGGTGCTGCGCCGGAAGCGCCCACCGCTCTCCGGCTTCCTGAAGAGCCTTTTGCTCGTGCTGGCCGCCTCGCTTTTATGCCAGCCGGTCCACGCCTTCCTCGCGCCTACGAACCTCGTGATGATCTACCTCTTGGCCGTGGTGCTGGCGGCGCTGCGCTTAGGGCGCCAGGAGGCGACCTTCACCGCCTTTCTGAGCGTCCTCGCCTACGATTTCTTCTTCGTCCCCCCGAGGTTCACCTTCGCCGTCTCCGACACGCAGTACCTGATCACCTTCCTTGCGCTTTTCGTAGTCGGCGTCGTGATCAGCACCCTGGTTTCGCAGACGCGCGAGCGGGCCGAGGCGATACGCCAGCGGGAGGCGCAGACCGCGACCCTTTACTACCTGAGTCGCGACCTCGCTGCGGTCTCCGGTCTCGATGCGATCCTCGACGCGCTGGTGAGGAACATCGAGGAGAACCTGCAGGCGCAGGTGGTCGTGCTTCTCTCCGAAGGGGAGCGCCTCGAGGTGCAGGCGGCAAGCGGCGGGTTCACCCTGGGGGCCAAGGAGGCCGCCGTCGCCGACTGGGCCTTCAGGAACCGTGCACCCGCGGGGAAGGGAACGGATACGCTTGGCTCCGCGAAGCTCCTCCACCTCCCCTTGCAGACAAGCGGCGACGTCCTGGGCGTTATCGGCATCAGGTTTCGCGAGGAGCAAGAGTTCACCTCGCCCGAGTGCCGTCGGCTGGTGCAGGCCTACGCCGCCCAGGCTGCGCTCGCCGTGGAGCGGGCGCAGTTCGCAAGGCAGGCGGAACAGGCGCAGATCCTGAAGGCTCGTGAGAGCCTGGAGCGGGCGCTTTTGAACTCGGTCTCGCACGACCTGCGCACCCCGCTCGTCACCATAACCGGCGCGCTCGGCGCCCTGCGCGAGAAGGGTGTCGCACTGGCGTCCGAGGCAAAAAGCGACCTCTTGGAGGCTGCGTGGGAGGAGGCGGGGAGGCTGAACCGTTTCGTCGGGAACCTCCTGGACATGACGCGGCTGGAATCGGGTGCCCTTAAGGTGAAGGAGTCGCACACCGACGTCCAGGACTTGGTCGGGTGCGCCCTGGCAGTGCTGGAGCCGCATCTGGGACGGCGCAGCGTGAACATAGCGGTCCCCTCCGGGCTCCCCCCGGTACGGATGGACATGGTGCTCATGACCCAGGTGCTGGTGAACCTATTGGACAACGCGCTCAAGTATTCTCCCCCTACAAGCCCGGTCGAGGTGGCAGCCGACATCGTGGGGAACTGGCTCACCCTGGAGGTGTCCGACCGGGGTCGCGGCGTTCCCGCCGGGGATCTCTCCCACATCTTCGACAAGTTCTACCGGGTGCCGGTACCGGAAGGCGCAGGAGGGACCGGGCTCGGGCTCTCCATCTGCCGTGGCATCGTCGAGGCCCACGGGGGAACCATCGAGGCGCACAACCGCTCTGGCGGCGGCCTGCGCGTCACCGTCTCGCTTCCCGTGATCTGA
- the kdpC gene encoding potassium-transporting ATPase subunit KdpC — translation MKDIRPTLMLFIAFTLLLGGAYPLVVTGIAQLAFPSQADGSFIADAAGVSVGSRLIGQPFTGAKYFWPRPSATDGFPYNPMASGGSNAGPTNPDYLKTVAQRVRALRESGATRTLPAELVQASASGLDPEISPQGAAIQAERVARARGMKAADLERLITKHTQGRQLGFIGEPRVNVLELNLALDTMK, via the coding sequence ATGAAAGACATACGCCCGACGCTTATGCTGTTCATCGCCTTCACGCTGCTTTTGGGTGGCGCCTACCCGCTCGTCGTAACCGGCATCGCCCAGCTCGCCTTCCCGAGCCAGGCAGACGGCAGCTTCATTGCCGATGCCGCCGGAGTCAGCGTCGGTTCCAGGCTGATCGGCCAGCCCTTCACCGGGGCGAAATACTTCTGGCCCCGCCCCTCGGCCACCGACGGCTTCCCCTACAACCCGATGGCCTCGGGTGGCTCCAACGCGGGCCCCACCAACCCGGACTACCTGAAGACGGTTGCGCAAAGGGTGCGGGCCTTAAGGGAAAGCGGCGCGACGCGGACGCTGCCTGCCGAGCTGGTGCAGGCGTCCGCGAGCGGTCTCGACCCGGAAATCTCGCCGCAGGGGGCCGCCATCCAGGCGGAGCGGGTGGCGCGGGCGCGCGGGATGAAGGCGGCCGACCTGGAACGCCTGATCACCAAGCACACGCAGGGGCGGCAGCTCGGCTTCATAGGGGAGCCGCGGGTGAACGTGCTGGAGTTGAACCTGGCCCTTGACACGATGAAGTAG